From one Lotus japonicus ecotype B-129 chromosome 3, LjGifu_v1.2 genomic stretch:
- the LOC130744829 gene encoding chloride channel protein CLC-f-like: MIGAAVGAVFGGFAAEVINSAIPENAAIAQPQAYALVGMAATLASVCSVPLTSVLFLFELTKDYTILLPLMGAVGLAIWVPSVTNQTKESDALDTRNLAKGYSSISHAEDNDEGNWKQGNDGNGLELRIVGDAADLEEIDEELLLDNLKVSQAMSVLYLKVSSSTPLKDAIKCMHVQEDLTVVDDFLPIIASSSYLLKL; the protein is encoded by the exons ATGATTGGTGCTGCAGTTGGTGCTGTATTTGGAGGCTTTGCTGCAGAAGTTATCAATTCAGCAATTCCTGAAAATGCTGCTATTGCCCAACCCCAGGCATATGCTTTAGTTGGAATGGCCGCTACATTAGCATCTGTTTGTTCTGTTCCTTTGACTTCAGTTCTATTTCTGTTTGAGCTGACAAAAGATTATACGATACTGCTTCCTCTGATGGGGGCTGTTGGTTTGGCAATATGGGTTCCCTCAGTGACAAACCAGACGAAGGAGAGCGATGCACTTGATACAAGAAACTTAGCAAAAGGATATTCTTCAATATCACATGCTGAAGATAATGATGAGGGTAACTGGAAACAAGGCAATGATGGGAATGGTTTAGAACTCCGTATTGTTGGAGATGCAGCTGATCTGGAAGAAATTGATGAGGAATTGCTTCTGGACAATCTTAAGGTTTCTCAGGCCATGTCAGTGCTGTATCTGAAGGTTTCATCATCTACACCGCTGAAAGATGCAATCAAATGCATGCATGTACAG GAGGATCTGACTGTTGTGGATGATTTTCTCCCCATCATTGCAAGTTCAAGTTATCTATTAAAGTTATAA
- the LOC130744445 gene encoding uncharacterized protein LOC130744445 yields MRNSNYFQQRVILAPTLDAVSKVNEYILSLIPEIQRSTRALTQFANQIRIQKFKVVVESGVPVILIRNIDQTTGLGNGTRLIINDLGKNIIAATVLKGRYADCKILLTRMTLIPQTQWDVINVHLKLVALVFS; encoded by the exons ATGAGAAACTCAAACTATTTTCAACAAAGAGTTATCCTAGCTCCAACCTTAGATGCAGTTTCCAAGGTCAATGAGTATATTCTATCACTAATACCAGAGATACAGAGGAGTACTAGAGCTCTGACACAGTTTGCAAATCAGATAAGGATACAAAAGTTCAAA GTTGTTGTTGAAAGTGGAGTTCCTGTTATACTAATAAGAAACATTGACCAAACTACTGGTTTGGGTAATGGGACAAGACTTATCATAAATGATCTTGGAAAAAATATAATTGCAGCTACAGTTCTTAAAGGAAGATACGCAGAttgtaaaatattattaactaGGATGACTTTGATTCCTCAGACACAG TGGGATGTTATCAATGTTCATCTCAAGCTTGTGGCTCTAGTCTTCTCGTGA